One genomic window of Azospirillum thermophilum includes the following:
- a CDS encoding NAD(P)/FAD-dependent oxidoreductase, which yields MPKPTHLRSWYADTATPHPRHPALEGEESCDVCVVGGGYTGLTAALELAEQGYSVILLEAHRVGWGASGRNGGQIITGYNKPMATIERWVGREDARRLWELGEEAKAQLALRVERHAIACDLTWGFAYAAVKPRHMGDAAELEREMREGYGYDRVRQLDLAGIRGVVNTDSYVGGLFDSGSGHLHPLNYALGLARAAAAAGVRIFEDSRVTAIDSGPRPRAATERGRVTARFLVLAGNAYLNGLVPSLAPMIMPVATYMIATEPLGEERVTALLPTNAAISDMNFTLNYYRRSSDHRLLFGGGVSYSGIDMPRVRQSMRTKMLGVFPELRDVQVEYFWGGRVAITVNRMPQFGRLSPTVLFAHGYSGHGVALAGMGGRLIAEAVRGTAERFDVFTRIPHTAFPGGQRLRTPALVLAMLWFRLRDLL from the coding sequence ATGCCGAAGCCGACCCACCTGCGATCCTGGTACGCCGATACCGCCACCCCGCACCCCCGCCATCCCGCGCTGGAGGGGGAGGAGAGCTGCGACGTCTGCGTCGTCGGCGGCGGCTACACCGGGCTGACCGCCGCGCTGGAACTGGCCGAGCAGGGCTATTCCGTCATCCTGCTGGAGGCCCACCGCGTCGGCTGGGGCGCCTCCGGCCGCAACGGCGGGCAGATCATCACCGGCTACAACAAGCCGATGGCGACCATCGAGCGCTGGGTCGGGCGCGAGGACGCCCGCCGCCTGTGGGAGCTCGGCGAGGAGGCCAAGGCCCAGCTCGCCCTGCGGGTCGAGCGCCACGCCATCGCCTGCGACCTGACCTGGGGCTTCGCCTACGCCGCGGTGAAGCCGCGCCACATGGGCGACGCGGCGGAGCTGGAGCGCGAGATGCGCGAGGGCTACGGCTATGACCGGGTGCGGCAGCTCGACCTCGCCGGCATCCGGGGGGTGGTCAATACGGACTCCTATGTCGGCGGCCTCTTCGATTCGGGCAGCGGTCATCTCCACCCGCTGAACTACGCGCTGGGGCTGGCGCGGGCGGCGGCGGCGGCCGGCGTGCGCATCTTCGAGGACAGCCGCGTCACCGCCATCGACAGCGGGCCGCGGCCCCGGGCGGCGACGGAACGCGGGCGGGTGACGGCGCGCTTCCTCGTGCTGGCCGGCAACGCCTACCTCAACGGGCTGGTGCCGTCGCTGGCGCCGATGATCATGCCGGTCGCCACCTACATGATCGCCACCGAGCCGCTGGGCGAGGAGCGGGTGACCGCCCTGCTGCCGACCAACGCGGCGATCAGCGACATGAACTTCACGCTGAACTACTACCGCCGCTCCTCCGATCACCGGCTGCTGTTCGGCGGCGGCGTCAGCTATTCCGGCATCGACATGCCGCGGGTCCGCCAGTCGATGCGGACCAAGATGCTGGGCGTGTTTCCCGAGCTGCGCGACGTGCAGGTGGAGTATTTCTGGGGCGGGCGCGTCGCCATCACGGTCAACCGCATGCCCCAGTTCGGCCGGCTGTCGCCGACCGTGCTGTTCGCGCACGGCTATTCCGGCCACGGGGTGGCGCTGGCCGGCATGGGCGGCCGGCTGATCGCCGAGGCGGTGCGCGGCACGGCGGAACGGTTCGACGTCTTCACCCGCATCCCCCACACCGCCTTCCCCGGCGGCCAGCGCCTGCGCACGCCGGCGCTCGTCCTCGCGATGCTCTGGTTCCGCCTGCGCGATCTGCTGTAG